DNA from Salvelinus namaycush isolate Seneca chromosome 6, SaNama_1.0, whole genome shotgun sequence:
gttacaaattacaattcatatgctatgttatgaatttgcaaaatgtacaacATTTTATGAATTTGAAATAAAAGGTGgctaataatgttagctagctggctaacgttagctatgctaggggttagggtcaggagtgaggttaaagggttaaggttagctaaaagggttaggtaACATGCAAAGTacctaaaaagtagtaagtagttgaaaagttgcttaTTGGGTAAAATGCTAAATTTctccgtgatgagatttgaactcgcAACCATTTGCTTGCTAGAAGTTTgcgtaaccatctgtcttatgtaaccataccaaacaaaacatatcatactaattttagtttctggatttacatttactatgttatgtctagtctatgagaccaggctgccagAGTGTATAAAAGGAGATTGTCACTCAATGGTCATGTGGGCATTTTACTAGGATCCtgactgctggtgtggtggtaataaggTCACTGCAACAGCCCGACTAGATATCCCTGAGGGTTATCATAcgaagcaagctagatctactcataaggtgaatgcaccaatttgtaagtcgctctggataagagcgtctgctaaatgacttaaatgtaaatgtaaatgtactcagggttttctaaagctaaccagcttcagttagcttcacattccagctcggGCTTCATCCGCAGGACCCAGGCCCGGGggtccattcggaaagtattcagacccctttcctttttccacattttgttacgttacagctttattctaaaattgattaaatgttttccctcaatctacacacactacctaaacatttttattttttaagataCCTTATTTCCGTAaatattcaggccctttgctttgagactcgaaattgaactcaggtgcatcgtgtttccattgatcacccttgagttgtttctacaactgtggtcatttaaattgattggaaattatttggagaggcacacacctgtctatataaggtcccacagttgacagtacatgtcagagcaaaaaccaaggaattgtccatagagctccgagacaggattgtgtcgaggcacagatctggggaagggtaccaaaaaatgtctgcagcattgaaggtccccaagatcacagtggcctccatcattcttaaatggaagaagtttggaaccaccaagactcttcctagaactggctgctcggccaaactgagcaatcgggggagaagggccttggtcagggaggtgaccaagaacccgatggtcactctgacagagctccagaggtcctctgtggagatgggagaaccttccagaaggacaaccatctctgcagcactctaccaatcaggcctttatggttgagtggccagatgaagccactcctcagtaaaaggcacatggcagcctgcttggagtttgccaaaaggcacctaaagactctcagaccatgagaaacaagattctctggtctgatttatgtatttatttatagggGACAATACACATTAATCAACATCAATATTACAACATCCATGTAAATGTGCCGGGTTTAGTCAAAAGCTAATTTTCACTGCGAATGTATAGCCTACACAATGAATTGAACTTATAAACAATTGATATATGTGATTAAATAAGTGTCTGTATCACAACAAGCATTTTGAAATGGCATTGTGCACTCAGGCACATCTAAAGACTATAAATGTAACCtccgctcctcctctccttccctccagacTCCCTGCAgttctctcttgctgtctctgaagaggaggttccccctgagcagcagcactgtgagcaggagtggagcTCCGGTCTGGGGCAGGAGGACCCAGAGCCCACACAGATcaaagaggaacaggaggaactCCGGATCAGTCAAGAGGAAGAGCGGCTTCAAGGGTTGGAGGCTGATATCACAGAGTTCAAATTCCCTCCTACCTGTGTGAAAAATGAATGTGATCAGGAGGACCCACTTCAGTCCATGACTGAACAGACTATGGCGAACAGAGAGAGTGACTCCAAACCAGTGGATCTCAAACCTTTTGGGACTGTGACCCACCTAAAGGGTCTCGACATTCCCTTTGACCCTCCAGATAGTCAAAACAATGCCTCCAGTCACAGCTCTGCTGCAAGCAGCGACCAAGTAGGACTTAACAGCAGCCCACCATTGGATCTAATTGTGCACAAACTGgctcacactggagagaaactgtttagctgtggtgactgtgggaaaagcttcagtCAAAAGGAACACCTTGGGAACCACATACgcatccacacaggagagaaaccgtttagctgtggTGACTGCGGGAAAAGCTTCACTGTCAAGGGGAACCTAACTGTGCACAAACTGGCTCACACTGGAAAGAAACCATTTAGTTGTGGTGACTGCGGGAAAAGCTTCTATCAGAGCCAGGAACTAACTGCGCATATACGGACTCACACTGGGGAGAAATCgtttagctgtggtgactgtgggaaaaggTTTTATCACAAGATTACTCTAAACCGACACGTTCAGACTCACACAGGACTGAAACCATTTATCTGTGGCGACTGTGGGAAAAGGTTTTATCACAAGATTACTCTAAACCGACACGTTcagactcacacaggagagaaaccatttataTGTGGcgactgtgggaaaagcttcagtCAGAAGGAACACCTTGGGAACCATAcactgactcacacaggagagaaaccgtttagctgtggagactgtgggaaaagcttcagGCAGAAGGGGACCTTAAATACACATAAACTGACTCACACGGGAGTGAAATCATTTAGCTGTGGagactgtgggaagagcttcatTCTGAAGGGGTCCCTAAAGATGCATATACAGACTCACACAGGTGTAAAACCATTTATATGTGGAGACTGCGGGAAAGGCTTCTATCTGAAGGGAGACCTAGGTAAGCATATACTGACTCACACAGgtgagaaaccatttagctgtggagACTGCGGGAAAAGCTTCAGGCAGAAGTCGGCCCTAAAGACGCACACACTGACTCACACCGGAGTGAAGCCATTTCACTGTGgagactgtgggaagagattcagtCAGAATGGGGCCCTAAAGAAGCATTTATTGACTCACACAGGAGTGAAATCAGTGTAGCTGTGGGGACTGTGGAGAAAGCGTCTATCAGAAAAGACACCTAACCGAACATATTCAGACTCACCCAGGAGTTAAACAACATGACTGCTCAGTCTGTGATAGAACATTCGTTAAGGCTCATCTGCTGAAGCATGTTAATAATGTCCTCAAAGAAAGAAATTGGGAGGAAAAATATAGCTGCAAGCAGCCACGAAAGCTCCTGGCCACAATATTTCTTGAATTTTAATTAGAGCATTCTGTTAGTGAACCTTTTGAGCAAGATATTTTGCCACTTGTTTTTGATACCGCCTGGATTAGGAGTGACAATGCTGCGAAAATAAAGGCTTTTTAACCAATaactttttttccccctcactaCAAATTTAGTTACTGAAACGTACTTGCAGTTGAGAAGATTTGTTAACAGTTTGACGTTCACAACTGAATTGCATTCTGTTTTTGGAGATACCGACACGTGCTTCGTAGTAGACCTTCCTTGTAGTGTCCTTTAGCCCCTCAATTTttcttgtatttttatttaacctttatttaacgaggcaagtcagttaagaacaaattcttatttacaatgatggcctaccccggccaaatcctcccTTAACctggacgactctgggccaattgtgcgtcgccctatgggactcaacCAGTACTAAGTTGTTGGATGGATCAAAGAGTAGTTGAGTAGTTTGGGTTAAGCTGGGTTTGGTGTGGACTTGTAGTTTTGTTTTTACAAAATTGACACTTTCTCCGTCATCTTTTGATTAAATTCTTAGCTCTTCACAAACTCAGAGACAGGGGTTCTGAGTTTCGAGTGAATCGGACGTGGTTCATGAGATTTCTAAAGATTTGTATGGTTCAAACTTTCAAAATGAATGAATATCCAATATGGCAGAGGTCATAGCTCCTTGGGAGAGTCTCCATTGGCAAAAGTCTGTCCTCgactcctgtcctcctctccgcGAACCGGAAACTGATAGGTGGTCGAGGAGAGTGGTCATTTGTTAGTAGACGGACGGAGAAGTGTCAtccaaaacccattggatgagaaagccagaggtcccgccCCAATTactttctcctccaatgggttttgagaaggagacaagGACGCAAGGAGTATGCCATTTGAGATCTTCCCATAAGTACCCTTTCAGCAGCTAGCGCGCGGCATTCTTTCAGAATATGCCACAacccctttgaatcagctgtttgCTCAAAGGATGAAAAACATGCATCCATTTTAAAACGATACACTACTTATCCTTTTATCCATAAAATGTCTTGCACATCCAGCTAAATTTTGTTTTGATCACATTTCATTTGCGATTCTACCCCTGTAGCGCGAGTGGAGAAGGTTAGTCTCATTTCATATAAGCGCATTTCTGTGAATCCCAAACCAGCCCCTTGCCCCTACCTACTCGTACGGAGGGCCCTCCGTTGTCACGTGTTGCCGACGAAACTCCGAGGATGACTTCCATCGAGTGGCAAGGGGATCAATAAACCCATCGACTTCGGGACACACTAGTGACTTGAATGATGCGATTCATGttccatattttaataataaaatGCACATGAAATTCAAATTAACAATTTACTAGAAATATTCTTTAACAGTTAAACATATCATTTGGGAGGTATTTTATATGTTTTGAGTCAAGCAATGAAAtccaacacaaacaaacacacatttccTATAATTAGGCAAACTCCAAACATATCTTAGTGAGTGTTGAGGATAGCACTTCACTCTGGAGCCTGCTTGGTTCGAAATGGCTATCAGAGGCTCTAATTAACTGCTACATCCAGGGCTGACTCTATCCTTTTGGAGGCCCTAAGCAAGatttggttggggggggggggcaagcgGGCAAAATTGTTTACCCTCCTGATGGTGGAGAGAAA
Protein-coding regions in this window:
- the LOC120048979 gene encoding zinc finger protein OZF-like; protein product: MPTVIKLYSLQFSLAVSEEEVPPEQQHCEQEWSSGLGQEDPEPTQIKEEQEELRISQEEERLQGLEADITEFKFPPTCVKNECDQEDPLQSMTEQTMANRESDSKPVDLKPFGTVTHLKGLDIPFDPPDSQNNASSHSSAASSDQVGLNSSPPLDLIVHKLAHTGEKLFSCGDCGKSFSQKEHLGNHIRIHTGEKPFSCGDCGKSFTVKGNLTVHKLAHTGKKPFSCGDCGKSFYQSQELTAHIRTHTGEKSFSCGDCGKRFYHKITLNRHVQTHTGLKPFICGDCGKRFYHKITLNRHVQTHTGEKPFICGDCGKSFSQKEHLGNHTLTHTGEKPFSCGDCGKSFRQKGTLNTHKLTHTGVKSFSCGDCGKSFILKGSLKMHIQTHTGVKPFICGDCGKGFYLKGDLGKHILTHTGEKPFSCGDCGKSFRQKSALKTHTLTHTGVKPFHCGDCGKRFSQNGALKKHLLTHTGVKSV